Part of the Microbacterium immunditiarum genome is shown below.
GCTTTGCAGTAGGTCGCGTCGAGGAACACATACGGGTAGGTGGTGTCCGCCAGCGGCCTGTCTCGGAACGCGGCGACGTCCTCGTCGAGGTTCGCGCAGATCCGCGATACCTCGGACTTCGAGATCCCGGTGTCCATGCCCAGCGCTTTCACCAGGTCGTCGACCTTGCGGGTCGAGACGCCATGCACGTACGCCTCCATCACGACCGCGAACAGCGCCTGATCAATCCTCCGGCGTCGTTCCAGCAGCGACGGGAAGAAGCTGCCGGTGCGCAGCTTCGGGATCCGCAACTCCAGATCCCCAGCCGTCGTGCTCACGGTCTTCGGGCGGGTCCCGTTCCGCTGCGCCACACGCTCGCTGGTGCGTTCGTAGGGGGCGGCGCCGATGAACGCGGCCGCTTCCGCGTCAATCAGCTCCTGGTAGAGCGTTTCGGTCGCGACCCGGATCCGGTCGCTGACATTGGTGAGTTTCAGTTCCCCGAGGAGCTCGAGGAGGGCAGACTGGTCTAGTGACTCGCCCCGGCATGTCCGGAGACATGATTCCTTGGAAGGATCTGTCTCATGGGACGTCCCAGCAAGTATTCGCGCGAGCTTCGTGAGCGCGCCGTCCGTATGGTCGCCGAGGTGCGGCCCGACTATCCGAGCGAGTACGCCGCGATGATCGCGGTCGCGCAGATGCTCGGCATCGGGTCGCCGGAGACGATCCGCACCTGGATCCGCCGGAACCAGATCGACGCCGGCGACCGGCCCGGTGTCACGACCGAAGCGGCGGAGGAGATCAAGCGGCTCAAGCGCGAGAACGCCGAGCTGCGTCGCGCGAACGAGATCTTGAAGGCGGCTTCGGCTTTCTTCGCGGCCGAGCTCGACCGGCCACAGAAGCGATAGTCGCGTTCATCGAGGAGCACAAGGACCGCCGTGATGGTGGTCTGCGGTGGGGTGTCGAGTCGATCTGCGACGTGCTCACCCAGCACGGCGTGAAGATCGCCCCATCGACCTACTACGACGCGAGAGACCGTGGCCCCTCGGCGCGGGAGGTGTCGGACGAGCGGTGGAAGCCGATCATCCTCGCGACGTGGCAGAAGCAGCGGAAGGTGCTCGGCGCCCGCAAGCTCTGGCTGAGGTTGCGGCGCGATGGGCATGACATCGCCCGTTGCACCGTCGAGCGGCTCATGCGAGACCTGGGCATCGCTGGCGTTACTCGTGGACGCCGCAAGCGACCCGTCGATCGCGAACTGCGTGAGACCAGGCCCGCGGACCTCGTCGATCGGCACTTCGCCCGGCTCCGCACGAACCAGCTCTGGGTCGCCGACTTCACCTACGTCTGGACGTGGTCCGGATGGGTGTACGTCGCGTTCGTGTTCGACGCGCACTCCCGCCGCATCCTCGGCTGGCGCGCCGCCACCTCGATGACTACCCCGCTCGTTCTCGACTGCCTCGACATGGCGCTGTGGACCCGCCGACGCGAAGGCGTCGCCGGGTTCGCCGGGCTCACGCACCACACCGACGCGGGCAGCGTCTACACGTCAATCGCCTTCACCGACCGTCTCATCGATGAAGGCATCGACGCGTCGGTCGGGTCTGTCGGCGACGCGTACGACAACTCGCTCGCGGAGTCGCAGATCGGGCTCTACAAGTCCGAGCTCATCCACCACGAGGGCCCATGGCGGGACGTCGATCAAGTCGAGGCGGCGACCGCGTCCTGGGTGCTGTGGTTCAACACCGAACGCACCCACGGCTCGATCGACGACCTCACACCGCTCGAGGTCGAGCAGCTCGACTACGCTCGCATCGAACCGGTCGAGAGAGCCGGCTGACACCAGCAAACAACTCTCCGGACATGCCGGGGCGAGTCATAGAGCCATCGTGCGTTGTGTCTTCCTGTGAGTGACTTTGATCGGTACTCACTGACCATCGCACGATGGCTCACCAACGTCTACGACGCCGATGACCCTGCCGGAAACTCCACCACCACCGGGGACGTCACCTCGTCGCCAAAGCTGGATCCGTTCAAGACCGCAATCGACGAGATGCTGCGGCAGGACCTCGACGCCCCACGGAAGCAACGCCACACGGCGACCCGGATCCTGGTCCGCCTCGCGGACGAGAACGGCGCGACCGATCTGTCGTACTCCACGGTGCGGGACTATGTCCGGATCCGCCGTGCCCAGATCGATATTGAGGCGGGCCGCAGGGTCGAGGTGTTCGTGCCCCAGGAGCACGCGCCGGGTGAGGAGGCGGAGGTCGATTTCGGTGAAGTGTGGGTGATCCTGGCCGGGGTGAAGACGAAGTGCCACCTGTTCACGTTCCGGCTCTCCCATTCGGGCAAGTCGGTGCATCGGGTGTACTCGACGCAGTCGCAGGAAGCGTTCCTGGAAGGCCACTTCGACGCGTTCGAGGAACTCGGCGGGATCCCGACAAGGCACATCCGCTACGACAACCTCACGTCGGCTGTGCAGAAGGTCCTGTACGGCAGCGGCCGGAACCGGGTAGAGAACGACCGGTGGGTGCTGTTCCGCTCCCATTACGGGTTCGACGCGTTCTACTGCCAGCCCGGCATCGACGGCGCCCACGAGAAAGGCGGCGTCGAAGGCGAAGTCGGAAGGTTCCGCCGCACCTGGCTCTCCCCGATGCCCGAAGTCGACACCCTCGCCGAACTGAACGCGCGGATCCGCGACTACGACACCCGCGACCACAACCGCCGCATCGGCACGCGGCTCCGCACAGTCGGGCAGGACTTCACCGACGAACAATCCCGGCTGGCGCCGTTGCCGTTTGAGCGGTTCGACCCCGGGCTGGTGCTGCACCCCAGGGTGGATCGGTCGGCGCTGATCACGGTGCGGATGGCGAAGTACTCCGTCCCCGCCCGCCTGATCGGCCGGCAAGTGCGGGTGTCGCTACGCGCATCCGAGGTCGTGGTGTTCGACGGGCACGACCAGGTCGCCCGGCACGAACGGGTCGTCGCCCGTGCCGGCGAGTCAATCGACCTCGACCACTACCTCGAGGTGCTCCGCCACAAGCCCGGCGCCCTGCCCGGATCGACCGCGTTGGCCCGCGCCCGCGCAGCCGGGGTGTTCACGCCGGCGCATGAGGCGTTCTGGCAGGCCGCCCGCAAAGTCGACGGCGACACCGCCGGCACCCGAGCGCTTATTGACGTGCTCCTGCTGCACCGCAGCATGCGACCCGACGATGTCGTGGCCGGGATCCGGGCGGCGCTGACCGTCGGCGCGGTATCCGCCGACGTCGTCGCCGTCGAAGCCCGCCTGCACGCTGGTGGGTCCGGATCGAACCGTCAGCCCGTTGAAGCGCACGGACATGAGCAGCGAGTTATCAGCCTCACCCAACGCCGGCTCGCGGACCCAGCCGCGGTGATCGCAGGCCTGCCACCCGACCGGCGACCGCTGCCGTCGTTGGCACAGTACGACCGGCTCCTCACTCGCCGCGCTGCGGCCGGGTCGGGGGCCCAGGAACGAGAGGGGACCACGGGGCAATGAGTACTCCGACGAAGGTGACCACTAGTCTGCGCCGGCAGCGTGGGATGACCGAGGAAGCCGCAGCGACCGCGGTCGATCAAGCCTGCCGCCGGCTGCGGTTGCCGACCATTCGGGCGGTCATGGATGAGGCGGTGAAGATCGCCGAACGCGAGCAGCTCACGTACAAGGGGTTCCTGGCCGAACTGCTGCTGGCCGAGTGCGACGACCGCGACCGTCGCTCCGTGATCCGCCGGGTCGCCGCGGCAGGGTTCCCAAGGCAGAAGTGGCTCGGGGACTTCGACTTCGACGCGAACCCGAACATCAACCCCGCCACCATCCACACCCTCGCCACCGGGGACTGGATCCGCCGCGGCGACCCGCTCTGCCTGATCGGCGACTCCGGCACCGGCAAATCCCACCTGCTCATCGGGCTCGGCACCGCGGCCGCCGAACGCGGCTACCGGGTCAAGTTCACGCTTGCGACCAGGCTCGTCAACGAACTCGTCGAAGCCGCCGACGAGAAACAACTCGCCCGCACCATCGCCCGCTACGGCCGCGTCGACCTGCTCTGCATCGACGAACTCGGCTACATGGAACTCGACCGCCGCGGCGCCGAACTCCTCTTCCAAGTCCTCACCGAACGCGAAGAGAAAGCCTCCGTCGCGATCGCCTCCAACGAGTCCTTCTCCGGGTGGACCAAGACGTTCACCGACCCTCGCCTATGTGCCGCGATCGTTGACCGGCTCACTTTCAACGGCACGATCATCGAAACCGGCACTTCTAGCTACCGGCTCAACCACGCGCGATACGAGCAGTCGTACTAACCGCCGGACTGGTCGGACGGGGATGAGACGAAGGACTCACGCCCGGGGGTACACTCCGGCTGCTTCCCCTGGCGGATTGCGAACTCTCGTGGCCGATAACGACGCCGCAACTCTTGGCCGCCCCACCCCTGGATCGGGGGTAGCGTGCTTGGAAGCGATCCCAAGGAGATGGCCATGCGGACCCACACGCGAGCGATGCTGATCCTCGCAGTCGCCACCTCCCTAGCAGGCATGCTGACCGCGTGTGCTCAGCCGATCTACATTGCCTCTGATGAGGGGTACCCGGCAGGTCACGAGCCATCAGATCCGCTTGATGAGTCGTTCAAGGCACTCTGGGACAAAGACGGCAACCTACTCGTCGTCACTCTCGGCAGCTCCTCCTGCCCAAACGAGCCGAAGAGCATCGAGCTTGAGAGCCCGACGTCGATCGTGGTCCAAATCGAGCGGGCCGGCGGACCACTCTGCACGGCGGATATTGCCGTGAAGACCTACACAATTCCCGTCCCCAAGGGGCTTGCCCCAGGCGAGGAGATCACGGTCGATCTCGGTACGGGAACCCCTCAAACCCTACCCCCCGTTCGGGGGTAACCTCTGACGCGGCGAGTGATGATCCTGATCTACTCTCCGTAGTTTCCGACTCAACGGGAACTCGTGCAGAGTAGGGGGATTGGTGGACACGAAACTGAGGAACAGACTTGGCGTAGGACTGTTGGGAGCATTGCTGCTGCCCGCCCTGTCGCTTTCACCATCAGGAGCCGCACTTGCGGAAGACGAGGCCCGGCCGGGCCTCGTCCCGTACGAGGGCAAGGTCATCGAGGACCAGTCCGTAGTGCAGCCCGCGGAACCGGGGGGAATGCCTGCCTCCACCGAAGACGGACTCTGGGACATATGCAGGTCGGAAACCCAGATCTTCCCGTGAATACCTACGAGTGGGATCGCGACAGTCAGACGCTGCTCATCTACTCCACGATGCCAGAGTCGAAGTGGGCGCCCTTGCTCAAGGAGCATCTGCCGGAGCAGGCCGTCAAGATCATCCCAGCCGTTCACTCGAAGACCGATATCGATGCCGCGCTCCGCGCGATGGGTGAGGACGGGGGCGTACTTGCAAACGGTGGCCGCATCGTCACCGCAGTGCCCGCGAAAGACGGCTCCACGATCGCGGTCGGTGTCGAACCCGCCGTCGGCGCTCGGATGGACACCAACGCAATCGCGAAAGAACTTGATGTCGGGATCCCGGTCACCGTCGACGTCGCCGCGGACGTTCAGCCAGCGACCCGCAACATCGGCTACTACGTGAACTTCTTCTCTGGTGCGTACATGCAGTCTGCCACCACGGGACCAAACGGCCGCTCGTGCAGCACTGGCTTCCGCATCGGCAGGTTCTCCGACAACGCAGCCGGCATGCTCTCGGCCGAACACTGCGGTCGCGACTACATCGGGAAGACCTGGTACTACAGCAGCACCTCGAACTCGAGCTCGAACATCGGCAACTTCCAAGGGATGATGTCGGTCTCCTCGGTCGCAGCTACTGACACCGGACTCTGGACCGGGGGGAACGTCGCCGTCATGTACCCGGCGGTGTTCACCGGCAACCACACTGACGGCGGGACACTCGAACAGATCCGGGGCGCGAACATCGCTGTCGTCGGCAACCATGTCTGCTACAGCGGCTCCCGCTCCGGAAACGCATGTTCCAACGAAGTAACGGCGACAGGCACGCTCGTCTGCTACTCCATCACTCAGTGCTATTACGGCACGACGTGGACCAGCCAGACGAGTTCCATCGAAGCCGCCGGCAACGGCGACAGTGGTGGACCGGTTTACCGCCGTGTGGACGGGAAGGTCTACGCTTCCGGCATTATCAGCGGCATCGTTGGCGGCTCCCAGACCTGCACCGGTGACCCGGGGTCATCAACGCGGTCGTGTAGCCCCGTCGCCTTGTATGCGCCGGTCGACGTGGCGCTTGGAAGCTCGACTGGCTGGGGCCTTGCCTACGTTCCGTAGGAACTAGGATCGCGGGAGTCGCGCTGAGGTGATCCACTAGACCTCAGCGCGACTCCCGTCCCACGTGGCAAGTACCCGAAGCGTAAGGGGTGACCACCTTGGTGGTCCTGAATCGGACCGTCATCCCGGTCCCGAATCAAGTTGACATAGCCAATCACCAGCAGCTCGTCAGCGACACTTGGACGTCGCTAGTGGACTGGTGAGACTGCAACCTGAAAGTCCCGATTCATCGCCATGGACAGCAGGCCGGTGTAGTTGGCCCCGAAGGGCACGCGCTGGAGGTACTTGAGCAAGGACCGACGTCGGATCGAGATCGATCCACTTTCGTCCAGCAAACGGCACTTCGCGACCGCATGAACGGCATCGATCTCGTCGGCAAAAGCGATAGCGGTCGCGAGGTTGATCGAGGGGAAAGTGAACTGAACGGTCTCCCGCCAGTGCTGAACGCCCACCTCGTCGCTCGGCATTTTGTTTAGGTACCGCACGGAAGATCCGTGATGGTCGATAATCACGCCGAGCGGATCCGTCTCGCTCCCGAGCTTCATGGCCGACTTCCGCGGCTGAACCGCGAGCCCGTGCTTTGTCGCGTTGTAAACGTTCGGCTCATTGACCAGAAGTTCCGCCGCACGGCGAACAAGGAACTGAAGCACCTCAGCATCTTCAGCCCACATGTCCTCAGTGACCTCGGAAGGCGGGGCGGACATCCCGCGGAACACTCGACGTAACGAGTCCACGTCGGGTGGGTTGGTGAGCAAACTCGCTGTCTTCTGTTTGAACTTGGCGTAGCTGGTCAGCGAGGACAGCCGCAGCGGGGGACAGGAGTTGCCGTCGACGTGGGCGAAGAAGAGGCGGATTAGCGCTTCAGCCGCCAGGTACATGATCGATATCGACTCGACCACCGCGAACTCATCTGTCTCGTCCTCGTCCGGCGTAGCGTCGAACTGAGCGCCAAGATTCCAGGCTTGGACGCCATCGGAGACTGCCTGATGTGCGGGTGCGCGCGAATCTCCGAAGGTGATCAGAAGGGTGATGCGAGTGCGGAGATACTGGGAAGGCGAGTGCGCGTAGAAGTCGCGATTCAGTTCCTCGCCTAGGGATAGCTCTTCAGGCGCCGGGGTCGGTGCGAAGGTTTCGTGCGCGTCCACGCGTCGAGCGTACCGACGGCCTCCGACGTCACGCTTGACTGAAGCGGGACGGTGCCACCTGACAGCGCCGTAGTTTGTGACTGCTGCGCACGGCAACGAACCGGATTGATGTCGGTGGACCTGAGTAGTCTCAAACCTAATCGCCATGAGAAAGCGGACTCAATGCTCAGGAACTTCCTGTACCTCGACGAGAAGCAGCTCGGTCAGTACATCAGCCAAGTCGAGGACGGATTGCGCCGGGCGAGCAATCGCTCCTCGTCGACGGACCGCCAGAAGAAGGCTGCGCTGGACGCCAAGATCGCGAACTTGGGTGTCGGCAGGTCGAAGGCTGAAGCAGAATCGCTCGACTACGAAGATGATGGGCCGGCGCGCTTCGAGCGCCTTATCGCCCTAGTTGAGGGCGACGGAGACCAGTTTGGCTGGTTCGACCTCGAAGCAAACCCGTCGCTTCGTGCGACGCTGCGTACCGGACACCTAGTGGAGTTCGCTGCAGAGGTGTACCCAGCGGATGTGTCACAACTCTCCGACTCGAAGGGGATTCTCTCAATGTTGCCCCTCATGCGGGCCATTGGTCAGCTGACTGGGAAGCCTACGGGGCTGGAGAAGTTCGACGACGGCACATTCAATGCGATGGCCGAGTTCGGCGCGGCTATGGACGGCGCTGGCATCATCCTCGGAGACCTTCCCGATGACTCACGATTCGCAGCGCAGGTGCCTAGTGGTGTCACGGTAGACGGAGTAGCCCGGGTGGTGGGCAAGGTTGTCACCACGTGGCCGGCAGGCCAGTGGAAGCCGCTGCCGGGTATCCCCATCTACTCGCAGCTTCCACGCGAAGCGAGGCGCGAACTCGAACGTAAAGGACCGCCTAAAGGATCCGAAATGATGTGGCTAGAAGGGCCAGCGATGCAACTGAGCTTGCTCGCCATCTACCAATGAGGACGTACTCACGACTCCTCTGCGGCTCAACACCGCGCAGGGCCAACCCCGCGAGATAGTTGAGCGATGCCGGAGCGCGCGCCAGGTCGCCCTCCGCAAGCGCGGGCGCCGGTCGGCTGCCGATACGGTGCTGGGATGGTTCCCGCTCCCTCCGCGCGGCTCCGATTCCGCGAGATGACATCGGCCGACCTCGACGATATGGCCGCCCTGCTCGGCGACCCCCGGGTGATGTTGTACCCGGCGACGAAGAGTCGCGACGACGGGGCGCGATGGATTGCACGGAACGAAGACAACTACGCCACCCACGGCTTCGATCTTTGGATCATGGAGACGCATTCGGGCCAGTTCGTGGGTGACTGCGGACTGACCGGGCAAGACGTCGACGGCGTCCCGATGCTCGAAGTGGGCTACCACGTGCGCACCGTGCTCCAAGGGCAGGGCTGCGCAACGGAGGCGGCAGCGGCGTGCCGGGACTTCGCTCGTACTGAGATCGACGCGCCCGAGCTCGTGGCGATCATCCATCCCGACAACACCGCCTCTGAGAATGTCGCACAGAAGATCGGGATGACTCGACGCGAGGACGACCACGGCGGACTCATCGCCGCCCGTACGGTGCTCGGCATGACACTCTGAATGCGTACGCGAGCCGGTCCTTCAGCGGACGCTCGCGTCGATCGGAAACCTCGAAGGGCCGCTACGACTCCCAGCTCGTCAGGGATGCGTTTGAGTACGCAGTGGCCCATTTGGATGGTCTGGGTCTTTTGGATACTCGCCCAGGCGAATTCCATCGGTCGTGGGACTTTACAGAGGTCGTCGAGCATGACGCCTTCGCCGTGGCTCTGCGGAACATGGGCAAGCGCGGTCCGTCGAGGACGTCACTGGGCTACGCGAACATTTGGCGCAGCACGTCGAGGTCGCCAGCGTCGAGCGCCTGCGCGATGACGTCAGCCTCGGCCGGGTCGGGATACAGCGCGCGTAGCTCGTTCGTGAAGATGTCACGCATCCGGTCGACATCGCCCGCCCAGGCAGCGGCGCTCATCGCTTCGACCGCGAGCTGGTAGGGAATCTGCTGGTAGCCGCCCTCCGCGCTCCGCGGGTTGAAGTACTCCACCCACGGGATCGAACTATCAGGAGCAAGCAGCAGTACCTCGCCGGGCTGGATCGTGCGCGTGTGATTGAGGGTCGCGATAGTCAGCGCGTTTGCGATGCAGAACCGGTCACCGATCGCATACAGCGCATCACCGGGCTGGACCGTGTACGTCTTTACGTTGCCTTCAGCGTCGAGGCCCGCCGTCCCCCGTGCAAGCTCGTTCACTCCCCGGTCGATCAGGTCGCCGTTGATGCTGGCGCGCCCGCCCCCCACGTGAAGCCAGCGCGGCTCCTCGCACCCCGCTGGGCTGTTCTCTGGGATCGCCGTGCCGTTGCCGACATACACGTACCCATCGCCCAACTCGCCCAGCATCTTCTTCTCGA
Proteins encoded:
- a CDS encoding GNAT family N-acetyltransferase, which produces MVPAPSARLRFREMTSADLDDMAALLGDPRVMLYPATKSRDDGARWIARNEDNYATHGFDLWIMETHSGQFVGDCGLTGQDVDGVPMLEVGYHVRTVLQGQGCATEAAAACRDFARTEIDAPELVAIIHPDNTASENVAQKIGMTRREDDHGGLIAARTVLGMTL
- a CDS encoding IS3 family transposase (programmed frameshift); protein product: MGRPSKYSRELRERAVRMVAEVRPDYPSEYAAMIAVAQMLGIGSPETIRTWIRRNQIDAGDRPGVTTEAAEEIKRLKRENAELRRANEILKAASGFLRGRARPATEAIVAFIEEHKDRRDGGLRWGVESICDVLTQHGVKIAPSTYYDARDRGPSAREVSDERWKPIILATWQKQRKVLGARKLWLRLRRDGHDIARCTVERLMRDLGIAGVTRGRRKRPVDRELRETRPADLVDRHFARLRTNQLWVADFTYVWTWSGWVYVAFVFDAHSRRILGWRAATSMTTPLVLDCLDMALWTRRREGVAGFAGLTHHTDAGSVYTSIAFTDRLIDEGIDASVGSVGDAYDNSLAESQIGLYKSELIHHEGPWRDVDQVEAATASWVLWFNTERTHGSIDDLTPLEVEQLDYARIEPVERAG
- a CDS encoding LysM peptidoglycan-binding domain-containing protein translates to MSLAGKITLGAGVLVVGGLVILAAPAVTSVAGVVSSWANSAPTEESPEAVSVADDDAAIEKKMLGELGDGYVYVGNGTAIPENSPAGCEEPRWLHVGGGRASINGDLIDRGVNELARGTAGLDAEGNVKTYTVQPGDALYAIGDRFCIANALTIATLNHTRTIQPGEVLLLAPDSSIPWVEYFNPRSAEGGYQQIPYQLAVEAMSAAAWAGDVDRMRDIFTNELRALYPDPAEADVIAQALDAGDLDVLRQMFA
- the istB gene encoding IS21-like element helper ATPase IstB — encoded protein: MSTPTKVTTSLRRQRGMTEEAAATAVDQACRRLRLPTIRAVMDEAVKIAEREQLTYKGFLAELLLAECDDRDRRSVIRRVAAAGFPRQKWLGDFDFDANPNINPATIHTLATGDWIRRGDPLCLIGDSGTGKSHLLIGLGTAAAERGYRVKFTLATRLVNELVEAADEKQLARTIARYGRVDLLCIDELGYMELDRRGAELLFQVLTEREEKASVAIASNESFSGWTKTFTDPRLCAAIVDRLTFNGTIIETGTSSYRLNHARYEQSY
- the istA gene encoding IS21 family transposase; translated protein: MSDFDRYSLTIARWLTNVYDADDPAGNSTTTGDVTSSPKLDPFKTAIDEMLRQDLDAPRKQRHTATRILVRLADENGATDLSYSTVRDYVRIRRAQIDIEAGRRVEVFVPQEHAPGEEAEVDFGEVWVILAGVKTKCHLFTFRLSHSGKSVHRVYSTQSQEAFLEGHFDAFEELGGIPTRHIRYDNLTSAVQKVLYGSGRNRVENDRWVLFRSHYGFDAFYCQPGIDGAHEKGGVEGEVGRFRRTWLSPMPEVDTLAELNARIRDYDTRDHNRRIGTRLRTVGQDFTDEQSRLAPLPFERFDPGLVLHPRVDRSALITVRMAKYSVPARLIGRQVRVSLRASEVVVFDGHDQVARHERVVARAGESIDLDHYLEVLRHKPGALPGSTALARARAAGVFTPAHEAFWQAARKVDGDTAGTRALIDVLLLHRSMRPDDVVAGIRAALTVGAVSADVVAVEARLHAGGSGSNRQPVEAHGHEQRVISLTQRRLADPAAVIAGLPPDRRPLPSLAQYDRLLTRRAAAGSGAQEREGTTGQ
- a CDS encoding DUF6414 family protein codes for the protein MLRNFLYLDEKQLGQYISQVEDGLRRASNRSSSTDRQKKAALDAKIANLGVGRSKAEAESLDYEDDGPARFERLIALVEGDGDQFGWFDLEANPSLRATLRTGHLVEFAAEVYPADVSQLSDSKGILSMLPLMRAIGQLTGKPTGLEKFDDGTFNAMAEFGAAMDGAGIILGDLPDDSRFAAQVPSGVTVDGVARVVGKVVTTWPAGQWKPLPGIPIYSQLPREARRELERKGPPKGSEMMWLEGPAMQLSLLAIYQ